A single Desulfatibacillum aliphaticivorans DSM 15576 DNA region contains:
- a CDS encoding type II secretion system protein M — protein sequence MNRLGNREKLVLAAGIFVAFAILVHAFIITPALEGSRKRLAELRKMESNLVSIMELAEEYKKAKMNTNGDWDKLINRKDFSLDNYLGQLARQAGVMGKTKYIKSSKKPIANSDFVQTIADIKLDDVTTEELLNYLHKIETSPNFLSVRRITVTRSQREDDYGVSATFQVTTIEAEKEK from the coding sequence ATGAACAGGCTTGGAAATAGAGAAAAATTAGTCCTGGCGGCGGGAATCTTTGTGGCGTTCGCGATTCTGGTCCACGCCTTCATCATCACGCCGGCCCTGGAAGGAAGCCGGAAGAGGCTGGCGGAGCTCCGGAAGATGGAAAGCAACCTTGTATCCATCATGGAATTGGCCGAGGAGTACAAAAAGGCCAAGATGAATACAAACGGCGACTGGGACAAACTGATCAACCGCAAGGACTTCTCCCTGGATAATTATCTGGGGCAGTTGGCGCGCCAGGCTGGGGTCATGGGCAAAACCAAGTACATCAAGTCCAGCAAAAAGCCCATCGCCAACAGCGATTTCGTGCAAACCATCGCAGACATCAAGCTGGACGACGTAACCACGGAGGAGTTGCTCAATTACTTGCATAAGATTGAAACCTCCCCCAATTTTTTATCCGTGCGCCGCATTACCGTCACGCGCTCCCAACGGGAGGACGATTACGGCGTCAGCGCCACTTTCCAGGTGACCACCATAGAAGCTGAGAAGGAAAAATGA
- a CDS encoding PilN domain-containing protein codes for MPENRLGLDIQSDSVRAVVIGGGLKPRVAAHAQVEVNGQGGLALALNKALEDLGGQTDVDRIPCSVSFGDANTSFKNVVIPFSEAKKIRQVLPFELESLIPYKVEEAVPDYHVIRKGDHTECLAAVTTAFEVGGALEIMANAGLNADILAPSGASKVLGYLAWAQPKEDGVFLDVERDRVLLGLFSGRELILLRNLRQNFEGNLKALAGQINLTIRAFTEKNKPAFNAKAIYCAGAGMNWENLQDAVQEQTGLPLKEINLTRDLQLPMEGRVAGNWDSSAMDGALALALYHPTETTGFNMRQGPFAVRRRWEQYKGWVIHVSILLAILLAAFGVRYFANKSVQEAKIASLKSQIEEVYQSAMEGRASSGDPLAAMTSEMEALTQAPIFPGAEGSNVQVVDVLKAISDGIPPALNVKITSFSVNPERVEINGETDAYESATEIKTGLEKQPLFEDVSLQSVTAGKDPGVWKFRIKAQVQKESGTNS; via the coding sequence ATGCCGGAAAATAGGCTTGGGTTGGACATACAATCTGATTCGGTGCGGGCTGTGGTCATCGGGGGCGGGCTTAAGCCCAGGGTGGCGGCCCACGCCCAGGTCGAGGTTAACGGGCAGGGCGGCCTTGCCCTGGCCCTGAATAAAGCCCTGGAAGACCTTGGCGGCCAGACAGACGTGGACAGGATTCCGTGCAGCGTTTCTTTTGGAGACGCCAACACCTCTTTCAAGAACGTCGTCATTCCCTTTTCCGAAGCCAAAAAAATCCGCCAGGTGCTGCCCTTTGAACTGGAAAGCCTCATTCCTTACAAGGTGGAGGAGGCGGTTCCCGATTACCACGTCATCCGCAAAGGCGACCATACGGAGTGCCTGGCGGCCGTGACCACGGCTTTTGAGGTGGGCGGCGCTCTGGAGATTATGGCCAACGCCGGGCTTAACGCGGACATCCTTGCGCCCAGCGGCGCTTCCAAGGTGTTGGGCTACCTGGCATGGGCCCAGCCAAAAGAAGACGGCGTGTTCCTGGACGTGGAGCGCGACAGGGTGCTGCTCGGTTTGTTTTCGGGCAGGGAATTGATTCTGCTGCGCAACCTCAGGCAGAATTTCGAAGGCAATTTAAAAGCATTGGCCGGCCAGATCAACCTGACCATCAGGGCCTTTACGGAAAAAAACAAACCCGCATTCAACGCCAAAGCCATTTACTGCGCCGGCGCAGGCATGAATTGGGAAAACTTGCAGGATGCGGTTCAGGAGCAAACCGGGCTTCCCCTCAAGGAAATCAACCTGACCCGGGACCTCCAGCTTCCCATGGAAGGCCGCGTGGCCGGGAACTGGGACTCCAGCGCCATGGACGGGGCTTTGGCCCTGGCTTTGTATCACCCCACGGAGACCACCGGCTTTAACATGCGCCAGGGGCCTTTCGCCGTGCGAAGGCGTTGGGAGCAGTACAAAGGCTGGGTCATCCACGTCAGTATACTGCTTGCCATCCTTCTGGCGGCTTTCGGCGTGCGTTATTTCGCGAACAAAAGCGTGCAGGAAGCTAAAATAGCCAGCCTGAAAAGCCAGATTGAAGAGGTTTATCAATCCGCCATGGAAGGCCGGGCTTCCTCGGGAGATCCCCTGGCCGCCATGACATCCGAAATGGAGGCCCTGACCCAGGCCCCGATATTCCCGGGCGCCGAGGGCTCCAACGTCCAGGTGGTGGATGTGCTTAAAGCCATCAGCGACGGGATTCCTCCGGCGCTTAATGTAAAAATCACCAGTTTTTCCGTCAACCCGGAGCGGGTTGAAATAAACGGCGAAACCGATGCCTATGAGTCCGCCACGGAAATAAAAACCGGCCTTGAGAAGCAGCCGTTGTTTGAGGACGTCAGCCTGCAGTCCGTTACGGCGGGCAAAGATCCGGGAGTGTGGAAGTTCCGCATTAAGGCCCAGGTGCAAAAGGAGTCGGGGACCAACTCATGA
- the gspN gene encoding type II secretion system protein GspN → MKKFFGYTAYTLCSLVFFLAILFPADQAGRFVEMRLTKELKKDVFIGGIAPAGLTSVRLERPGLSDRTGVLLQAEEVVFSPSIISLIRKKPNVDIAASIYSGEVDGKVKASDNAKSVRGPYEGFIGFQRIDLSAMDAVSRIPEPGLVTGSLNGEFTFSNLTERWMDMEGEGDFSISSGNMVMWTGIGAGMNIPYDEITAQISMKNGKIDVKDFVLKGDLVRGRFSGAIRLNKDFARSRVNLKGSMEPTRTFYESDLGKIAKTVFRNKKPGDAIPFTVTGTLGDMQFAPK, encoded by the coding sequence ATGAAGAAGTTTTTCGGATATACAGCATATACCTTGTGCTCCCTGGTTTTCTTTTTGGCGATTTTGTTTCCCGCCGATCAAGCAGGACGATTCGTGGAAATGCGCCTGACCAAAGAACTCAAAAAGGACGTCTTTATCGGCGGAATCGCCCCGGCGGGACTGACCAGCGTCCGCCTGGAACGCCCTGGCCTAAGCGACCGGACCGGAGTTCTTTTACAGGCTGAAGAGGTCGTGTTTTCGCCTTCCATCATCTCCTTGATACGTAAAAAGCCCAATGTAGACATAGCCGCATCCATCTACAGCGGGGAAGTGGACGGTAAAGTCAAGGCCTCGGACAACGCCAAGAGCGTGAGAGGCCCTTACGAAGGGTTTATAGGCTTCCAACGCATTGACCTCAGCGCCATGGATGCCGTCTCGCGCATTCCTGAACCCGGGCTGGTGACAGGTTCTTTGAATGGCGAGTTCACTTTCTCCAATCTGACGGAAAGATGGATGGATATGGAGGGAGAGGGAGACTTTTCCATCTCCTCCGGCAATATGGTCATGTGGACCGGCATCGGCGCCGGCATGAATATTCCGTACGACGAAATCACCGCCCAGATTTCCATGAAAAACGGAAAAATCGATGTAAAGGATTTTGTGCTGAAAGGGGATCTGGTCCGGGGACGCTTTTCCGGCGCCATTCGTCTTAACAAGGATTTTGCCAGAAGCAGGGTCAACTTAAAAGGCAGCATGGAACCCACGCGGACCTTTTATGAGTCCGACCTGGGAAAAATAGCCAAGACGGTTTTCAGGAATAAAAAACCCGGCGACGCCATTCCTTTTACCGTAACCGGAACCCTGGGCGACATGCAGTTTGCACCCAAATGA